The Tubulanus polymorphus chromosome 1, tnTubPoly1.2, whole genome shotgun sequence genome contains a region encoding:
- the LOC141913168 gene encoding alpha-ketoglutarate-dependent dioxygenase alkB homolog 3-like isoform X1 produces MNNEKRRRARVQGGWCPPTNVRSDKDKPKSQPCPAWTNKTVDNPQSKNFTFEEPEEVRMKPPEKVLSKSGVYDLSETSNGLSRIRLFTDFFKSDQADWMFEQLLDELPWKQRSHRFQSEKYLEPRLTAWYGELPYTYSGTTLQPNPEWSPALQVIKQQLEERTGYTFNSMLANLYRDGHDSIDWHSDDEKSLGPAPVIASLSFGDSRNFELRKKPPTAENGDYTYMEHVRVPVTHGCLIIMEGATQADWQHRVPKEYHDRDPRINLTFRVIYSES; encoded by the exons atgaataatgaaaagcGAAGGAGAGCAAGAGTTCAAGGAGGGTGGTGTCCTCCCACAAATGTGCGGTCCGATAAGGATAAACCAAAATCTCAGCCATGCCCAGCATGGACAAATAAGACAGTTGATAATCCACAGAGCAAAAATTTCACATTCGAAGAACCTGAAGAG GTAAGAATGAAGCCACCAGAAAAAGTTTTGAg TAAAAGTGGAGTTTATGATCTCAGTGAAACTTCAAATGGGTTATCAAG GATTCGTTTATTCAccgatttttttaaatccgaCCAAGCCGATTGGATGTTTGAACAGCTCCTCGATGAGCTTCCATGGAAACAACGAAGTCATCGgtttcaaagtgaaaaataCTTAGAGCCTCGGTTGACTGCATGGTATGGAGAACTTCCATATACATACTCGGGCACAACTCTACAACCAAATCCTGAG tggTCACCTGCGCTACAAGTTATCAAACAACAATTAGAAGAGAGAACTGGTTATACTTTTAATTCCATGCTTGCAAATTTATACCGAGATGGACATGATAGTATAGATTGGCATTCGgatgatgaaaaatcattaggACCAGCACCGGTCATCGCTTCATTGTCATTCGGTGATTCTAGGAATTTTGAGCTACGAAAGAAACCACCGACG GCGGAGAATGGAGACTATACATATATGGAACATGTTAGAGTTCCTGTTACTCATGGCTGTTTGATCATTATGGAAGGAGCTACTCAAGCAGATTGGCAG CATCGAGTTCCCAAGGAGTATCACGACCGTGATCCACGTATCAATCTGACATTTAGAGTAATATACAGTGAATCATaa
- the LOC141913168 gene encoding alpha-ketoglutarate-dependent dioxygenase alkB homolog 3-like isoform X2 produces the protein MKSEGEQEFKEGGVLPQMCGPIRINQNLSHAQHGQIRQLIIHRAKISHSKNLKSKSGVYDLSETSNGLSRIRLFTDFFKSDQADWMFEQLLDELPWKQRSHRFQSEKYLEPRLTAWYGELPYTYSGTTLQPNPEWSPALQVIKQQLEERTGYTFNSMLANLYRDGHDSIDWHSDDEKSLGPAPVIASLSFGDSRNFELRKKPPTAENGDYTYMEHVRVPVTHGCLIIMEGATQADWQHRVPKEYHDRDPRINLTFRVIYSES, from the exons atgaaaagcGAAGGAGAGCAAGAGTTCAAGGAGGGTGGTGTCCTCCCACAAATGTGCGGTCCGATAAGGATAAACCAAAATCTCAGCCATGCCCAGCATGGACAAATAAGACAGTTGATAATCCACAGAGCAAAAATTTCACATTCGAAGAACCTGAAGAG TAAAAGTGGAGTTTATGATCTCAGTGAAACTTCAAATGGGTTATCAAG GATTCGTTTATTCAccgatttttttaaatccgaCCAAGCCGATTGGATGTTTGAACAGCTCCTCGATGAGCTTCCATGGAAACAACGAAGTCATCGgtttcaaagtgaaaaataCTTAGAGCCTCGGTTGACTGCATGGTATGGAGAACTTCCATATACATACTCGGGCACAACTCTACAACCAAATCCTGAG tggTCACCTGCGCTACAAGTTATCAAACAACAATTAGAAGAGAGAACTGGTTATACTTTTAATTCCATGCTTGCAAATTTATACCGAGATGGACATGATAGTATAGATTGGCATTCGgatgatgaaaaatcattaggACCAGCACCGGTCATCGCTTCATTGTCATTCGGTGATTCTAGGAATTTTGAGCTACGAAAGAAACCACCGACG GCGGAGAATGGAGACTATACATATATGGAACATGTTAGAGTTCCTGTTACTCATGGCTGTTTGATCATTATGGAAGGAGCTACTCAAGCAGATTGGCAG CATCGAGTTCCCAAGGAGTATCACGACCGTGATCCACGTATCAATCTGACATTTAGAGTAATATACAGTGAATCATaa
- the LOC141915197 gene encoding uncharacterized protein LOC141915197 — translation MFCRVTAFLVVCLVLIFGQAEAKCSTCTAYDGSGQICKTLEIRCNAVLDCADGLDESDCGLNVCAKNGGVYCESDQLDVVKRLCVKRCDGVKQCVDGQDEIGC, via the exons ATGTTCTGTCGGGTCACCGCGTTTTTGGTCGTTTGTCTCGTGCTAATTTTTGGTCAGGCAGAAGCTAAATGCAGCACGTGCACAGCTTACGATGGTAGCGGACAAATTTGTAAAACTCTTGAGATCAGATGTAACGCCGTTTTAGATTGTGCAGATGGTCTGGACGAATCCGATTGCGGAT TAAACGTATGTGCCAAAAACGGAGGTGTTTATTGTGAAAGCGACCAACTCGATGTCGTTAAAAGGCTGTGCGTTAAGCGATGCGATGGTGTGAAACAATGCGTCGACGGCCAAGACGAAATTGgatgttaa
- the LOC141914894 gene encoding uncharacterized protein LOC141914894: MACRASLFAVSLIFFINDVFPLESRPRPLAQVTPVERSWHVLDYPNPQVNITKCGRRVRRSWICDPNNLLKFEEANELDSLIADIQRDTLCPCSRDICYRDGRGYVISIALVNKLTTDSRQQGMAQQVENGRKFVRNLEKYNYAFDRCDEDVIIMYSRDDNIIYTLTGLKAREKLTDQILSDITRDATVYFMHNLFMGLKHMLYGIRSVLEGRYLEYRTNLQDMDTRYAPLSAAQRQQPSNSLSSSATSFDIITNFMLIISIVFVRLSLS; encoded by the exons ATGGCGTGTCGAGCGTCGTTATTTGCTGTTAGTCTTATATTCTTCATCAACGACGTTTTCCCGTTGGAATCTCGACCGAGACCGTTGGCTCAAGTGACTCCGGTAGAAAGGTCTTGGCATGTGTTGGACTACCCGAATCCTCAGGTGAACATTACTAAATGCGGAAGAAGAGTTCGTCGCTCGTGGATCTGTGATCCAAAcaatcttttgaaatttgaagaaG CGAATGAATTGGACTCGTTGATTGCTGATATCCAAAGAGATACACTGTGTCCTTGTAGTCGAGATATTTGTTATCGGGATGGCAGAGGGTATGTCATCTCTATCGCTTTAGTGAACAAATTGACCACAGATTCCAG GCAACAAGGTATGGCACAGCAGGTCGAAAACGGACGAAAATTTGTTAGAAATCTCGAAAAGTACAATTACGCATTTGATCGATGTGATGAAGATGTTATCATCATGTATTCTAGGGATGACAACATC ATTTACACTTTGACTGGGTTGAAAGCAAGGGAAAAGTTGACTGATCAAATATTATCGGATATCACACGGGATGCCACTGTTTACTTCATGCACAATTTGTTTATGGGTCTCAAACATATGCTCTATGGAATAAG ATCTGTGCTTGAAGGCCGATATTTGGAATATAGAACTAATCTACAAGATATGGACACCCGATACGCACCTCTTAGTGCCGCGCAGAGGCAACAACCTTCAAATTCACTCAGTTCTTCTGCAACCTCTTTCGACATAATTACCAATTTCATGTTGATCATATCAATCGTTTTCGTAAGATTAAGCTTATCCTAA